Proteins from a single region of Haloplanus sp. GDY1:
- a CDS encoding DUF5815 family protein: protein MTNPGVPGDTREIDLPCGESVPVTEFDLGMREFECPCGDAHAVVMDVHPPERFLPEFLVEVLRETVETTSEEMPEFDTPHLLGVVLEEFPAKVATADLSEEGDVGYALLWVTEFDARRLHEVVVELVIELMEHAVSHAEDDDTIQEFERRMLEFDVATFVDQYREERDLDADDVYV from the coding sequence ATGACGAACCCGGGAGTCCCCGGCGACACGCGCGAGATCGACCTCCCCTGCGGGGAGTCCGTTCCCGTCACGGAGTTCGACCTGGGGATGCGGGAGTTCGAGTGCCCCTGTGGCGACGCGCACGCCGTCGTGATGGACGTCCACCCACCGGAGCGGTTCCTGCCGGAGTTCCTGGTCGAGGTGTTGCGGGAGACGGTCGAGACGACCAGCGAGGAGATGCCGGAGTTCGACACGCCCCACCTGCTCGGGGTCGTCCTCGAGGAGTTCCCGGCGAAGGTGGCGACGGCGGACCTCAGCGAGGAGGGTGACGTCGGCTACGCGCTGCTGTGGGTGACGGAGTTCGACGCCCGTCGCCTCCACGAAGTCGTCGTCGAACTCGTGATCGAACTGATGGAGCACGCGGTCAGCCACGCCGAGGACGACGACACGATCCAGGAGTTCGAACGACGGATGCTCGAGTTCGACGTGGCGACGTTCGTCGACCAGTACCGCGAGGAGCGGGACCTGGACGCCGACGACGTCTACGTCTGA